A genomic region of Glycine max cultivar Williams 82 chromosome 15, Glycine_max_v4.0, whole genome shotgun sequence contains the following coding sequences:
- the LOC100783939 gene encoding uncharacterized protein, producing MKNKRASNKRDKKEIKVTYISSPVKVKTSASNFRALVQELTGQYSNVAETSIPMEEDNGHSERVHRTHHHHESETQQWRVNVDEGTNLMKPHEYSEFLSRSLMEPFNQQQLLQYDLMSFDMS from the coding sequence ATGAAGAACAAAAGGGCAAGCAACAAAAGGGACAAAAAGGAGATCAAAGTTACATATATTTCGAGCCCCGTGAAGGTGAAGACTAGTGCCTCGAATTTCAGGGCCCTTGTGCAAGAACTCACTGGCCAATACTCCAATGTTGCTGAAACCTCCATCCCTATGGAAGAGGATAATGGCCACTCCGAGAGAGTGCACAgaactcatcatcatcatgaaagTGAAACTCAACAATGGAGGGTGAATGTTGATGAGGGCACCAATTTGATGAAACCTCATGAGTACAGTGAGTTTCTCTCAAGATCCTTGATGGAGCCATTCAACCAACAACAACTCCTTCAATACGATTTGATGAGTTTTGACATGTCATAG